From the Manis javanica isolate MJ-LG chromosome 13, MJ_LKY, whole genome shotgun sequence genome, one window contains:
- the LOC140845435 gene encoding ral-GDS-related protein-like, protein MGRRYQPEKASIEHVAPIINKVMKQFEATVRLVTTCCLGTPSMMARDRARVVEFWIRVAKECETFLNFASLHAILLALQCPPVGRLKRTWGHVSWKSAYIFKKLKKKDKKADRQWFHEEAKRLLTRWQWDQRTPDYQETQGMVPFLGYILDDVPMEQLTEHNDEVISILYEIGMQRYAARKYDLDPDERFQSFLKAVEPLDEQQRSSGTSSVGRQTRAAPQAAAAPQGPVRSCSQSGLLPAGSSPLLVARWTEASCPTTRRVSPLVHVASRVVNTTCCLGAISHRVVATRFQEKVGPSSPGLDIPGMDTDTAQCCTEPPPPGSPEEASEDAGVASGHRFPGAALSNFHPSSLRNSLPVD, encoded by the exons ATGGGAAGAAGGTACCAGCCAGAGAAGGCAAGCATTGAGCACGTGGCCCCCATCATCAATAAGGTCATGAAGCAGTTTGAAGCCACGGTTAGGTTGGTCACCACCTGCTGCCTCGGGACCCCGAGCATGATGGCCCGGGACAGGGCCCGAGTTGTGGAGTTCTGGATTCGGGTGGCCAAG GAGTGTGAGACCTTCCTGAATTTTGCATCCCTCCACGCGATTCTCCTGGCCCTGCAGTGCCCTCCTGTAGGTCGTCTGAAAAGGACCTGGGGACatgtttcctg GAAGAGCGcctacatatttaaaaaacttaaaaagaaggacaagaaggcTGATCGGCAGTGGTTCCACGAG GAGGCGAAGCGCCTGTTGACGCGATGGCAGTGGGACCAGAGGACACCCGACTACCAGGAGACTCAG ggcatggtccccttCCTCGGATATATTCTGGATGACGTGCCCATGGAGCAACTTACGGAACATAATGATGAA GTTATTTCCATCCTATATGAGATCGGGATGCAAAGGTACGCAGCCAGGAAGTACGACCTGGATCCCGATGAGCGCTTCCAGTCCTTTCTCAAGGCTGTGGAGCCCCTGGAtgagcagcagag gtcctctggcacctcctccgtcGGTCGGCAGAcccgggcagctccccaggctgccgctgcaCCCCAAGGACCCGTACGTAGCTGCAGCCAATctggcctccttcctgctgggTCGTCCCCTCTGCTCGTGGCCCGCTGGACAGAGGCGAGCTGCCCCACCACGCGGAGGGTGTCACCACTTGTGCACGTGGCCTCCCGTGTTGTCAACACtacctgctgcctgggtgccatCAGCCACCGAGTTGTAGCCACACGGTTCCAGGAAAAGGTGGGGCCGTCCTCACCAGGCCTGGACATTCCTGGGATGGACACAGACACGGCGCAGTGCTGCACGGAACCACCACCccctgggagcccagaggaggcatctgaggatgcaggggtggccaGCGGTCACAGGTTCCCAGGGGCGGCCCTGAGCAACTTCCACCCCTCATCCCTAAGAAACAGCCTCCCTGTGGATTAA
- the LOC140845437 gene encoding uncharacterized protein, whose translation MQLGPETQRRPSSSLESIPELDETPVLELRPLSPASAPAEPEDVPAVASAPVPGPKLEPHEPSAVGPGTPVGIAPGLPEPEAGLDPTRPCAMSPWDIPGVVSCPELETLEPSGPGPVPPTGMAPDVAEPEAGPAPTSPCAMREEPLTILQFPPRLVAKQLTLICAVSGAGSRGPGWAFPVSRAASDLPFPDVDFCDVGPRPSFRRTHLCPERTSPRPRLH comes from the coding sequence atgcagctgggtccagagacacagagaaggccgTCTTCGAGCCTAGAGTCCATCCCGGAGCTCgatgagacccctgtgctggagctacggccgctgtcacctgcttcagccccagcagagccggaggatgtcccagcagtggcctcagccccggtgccaggccccaagctggagccccatgagccctcaGCCGTGGGGCCGGGAACACCTGTCGGAATAGCACCGGGCCTGCCAGAGCCCGAGGCGGGCCTGGACCCAACCAGACCCTGTGCCAtgagcccctgggacatcccaggagtggtCTCATGCCCCGAGCTGGAGACCCTTGAGCCCTCAGGCCCAGGGCCCGTACCACCTACCGGAATGGCACCAGACgtggcagagccagaggcagggccagcgcccaccagcccctgtgccaTGAGGGAGGAGCCGCTCACCATCCTGCAGTTCCCTCCCCGCCTGGTGGccaagcagctgaccctgatctGTGCGGTGAGTGGAGCGGGCTCTCGGGGTCCgggctgggccttccctgtgtcacgggctgcctCAGACCTGCCCTTCCCTGACGTGGACTTCTGTGATGTGGGCCCACGTCCCAGCTTCCGACGGACTCACCTGTGCCCTGAGAGAACCTCCCCACGCCCAAGACTGCACTGA